The following proteins are co-located in the Nitrospira sp. genome:
- a CDS encoding helix-turn-helix domain-containing protein: MPDQEDQLFTNVEAAHFLGLMPGTIRKMTWAGELPAVRPTGKRAVRYRRSDLEALLRMRTTPMGGKRGERP, encoded by the coding sequence ATGCCAGATCAAGAAGACCAGTTGTTTACGAACGTGGAGGCTGCACATTTTCTGGGGCTGATGCCGGGCACCATTCGCAAGATGACATGGGCAGGCGAATTGCCAGCTGTGAGACCGACCGGCAAGAGAGCTGTTCGGTATCGTCGTTCTGACCTTGAGGCATTGTTGCGAATGCGAACCACGCCTATGGGCGGGAAACGTGGCGAGCGGCCATGA
- a CDS encoding helix-turn-helix domain-containing protein, translating into MPRLVSIKEAAVYTGLSPHTMYTMVSQRRIPFVKLGRLVKFDLELLDKWIRQQTVMPMPSKRT; encoded by the coding sequence ATGCCACGGCTTGTGTCGATTAAAGAAGCCGCCGTCTACACAGGGCTATCGCCCCATACGATGTATACGATGGTGAGCCAGCGCCGGATTCCCTTTGTGAAGCTGGGGCGGTTGGTTAAGTTCGATCTAGAGTTACTGGATAAGTGGATTCGGCAACAAACCGTGATGCCGATGCCGTCGAAACGAACCTGA
- a CDS encoding helix-turn-helix transcriptional regulator — MLRLREIREGKGVSLRALKKASGVAVSSLALFEAGKGDPQLSTLRKLAKALNVTVAELIGERALKKGG; from the coding sequence ATGCTACGGTTACGTGAAATTCGAGAAGGAAAGGGGGTGAGCTTACGGGCGCTCAAGAAAGCGTCCGGGGTCGCGGTGTCCTCATTGGCTTTGTTTGAAGCTGGGAAGGGGGACCCGCAATTGAGCACCTTGCGGAAGCTGGCAAAGGCGCTCAACGTGACCGTAGCAGAGTTGATCGGGGAACGGGCGCTCAAGAAAGGAGGCTGA
- a CDS encoding tyrosine-type recombinase/integrase, whose protein sequence is MGLTKRKDGWYVEFRIADDGNTLTLAPPGSVGKLKRWKVGCSNKAVAKQQEALIKTELMKCAVKSPKAVSKPFEQWGEEYLKLEAVKVLSTYKDRVDSVRQQLIPFFGKKSLAEITPADVEAFRGQRVLLHRKKAPAIATINADHATLKHMFSIAERRGLVLSNPAKRVPLPDPGNERDRVLSAEEWTRLYNAAADHLKPILLIAYQLGMRWGEIMSLTWDCVDLQRGFLRILGAKCKTGEGRTIPLTPEVRDMFNKLAKVRHLNTNHVFLYEGEPIQRVKRSFMTACRNAGMTDLRFHDLRHCAATNLRRAGVDTVTAMKIVGHKSEKMHRRYNTVSEEDLTKAAGKLNTYLSNTLITPPESSHQLTSASA, encoded by the coding sequence ATGGGACTCACGAAACGGAAGGATGGGTGGTACGTGGAGTTTCGTATCGCAGACGACGGCAATACGCTAACTCTCGCTCCTCCAGGTAGTGTGGGCAAGTTGAAGCGGTGGAAGGTTGGGTGTTCCAACAAGGCTGTAGCGAAGCAACAAGAGGCATTGATAAAAACAGAGCTGATGAAATGCGCAGTAAAGAGCCCCAAGGCTGTTTCCAAACCGTTTGAGCAATGGGGGGAGGAATACCTCAAACTTGAGGCGGTAAAGGTGCTCAGTACCTATAAGGACAGGGTGGATTCTGTGCGACAGCAACTCATCCCGTTCTTTGGGAAAAAGTCCCTGGCGGAGATTACTCCTGCTGATGTGGAGGCGTTTCGAGGGCAACGAGTGCTGTTACATCGGAAGAAGGCCCCCGCTATTGCAACGATTAATGCCGATCATGCAACGCTCAAACACATGTTCAGCATTGCTGAAAGGCGTGGCTTGGTGCTCAGTAATCCGGCCAAGAGAGTCCCATTACCTGACCCAGGCAATGAGAGGGACCGCGTATTGAGCGCTGAGGAATGGACTCGACTGTATAACGCCGCCGCCGACCACTTAAAGCCTATTCTCCTGATCGCCTACCAGCTTGGTATGCGTTGGGGGGAGATTATGAGCCTCACCTGGGATTGTGTGGATCTCCAGAGAGGTTTCCTGCGGATTCTAGGCGCTAAGTGTAAGACAGGCGAGGGAAGAACGATTCCCCTTACGCCAGAGGTAAGGGATATGTTCAATAAGTTGGCAAAGGTGCGCCATCTCAACACTAACCATGTTTTTCTCTACGAGGGGGAGCCGATTCAGCGGGTTAAACGGTCATTCATGACCGCCTGTAGGAATGCTGGCATGACGGACCTGCGCTTTCACGATCTTCGGCACTGTGCCGCAACCAATCTCAGGCGAGCTGGCGTGGATACAGTGACTGCTATGAAGATCGTGGGGCACAAGTCAGAGAAGATGCACCGCCGCTACAACACTGTCTCTGAAGAGGATTTAACGAAGGCTGCGGGGAAGCTGAACACGTATCTTTCTAACACCCTAATAACACCACCAGAATCATCCCACCAACTTACATCTGCAAGTGCTTGA
- a CDS encoding YkgJ family cysteine cluster protein: protein MASTPPPAVRPSTLSQKTSRWFERATAALLGQVPCHAGCCRCCIGPFPLTLLDRAEIQRGLRQLSDRQRHAIQEKASAQAAAMEAAFPQLAASPFLDHWPDPLVEQLVEQFADLPCPALDADGHCAVYAFRPLTCRSMGIPSEEAGTVEGACDIQTAIPIIRLSPVLRQEEEQLAGEEAEQLAALQQTESAEGEELLLPYAFLPEKPHKTRSITA from the coding sequence GTGGCCTCTACGCCTCCACCGGCGGTGCGCCCCTCCACACTTTCGCAAAAAACGTCCCGGTGGTTCGAGCGGGCCACGGCGGCGCTCTTAGGCCAAGTACCCTGTCACGCCGGCTGCTGCCGCTGCTGCATCGGCCCCTTTCCCCTTACCCTTCTGGACCGCGCAGAAATTCAACGCGGCCTGCGCCAACTCTCTGACCGCCAACGCCATGCCATTCAAGAAAAAGCCAGCGCTCAAGCCGCTGCCATGGAGGCAGCATTCCCGCAACTCGCCGCGTCACCCTTCCTCGATCACTGGCCCGATCCGCTGGTCGAACAGCTCGTGGAGCAGTTCGCCGATCTGCCCTGTCCGGCACTTGATGCTGACGGACACTGCGCCGTCTACGCCTTTCGCCCCCTCACTTGCCGGTCCATGGGAATCCCGTCGGAAGAGGCCGGAACGGTCGAGGGCGCGTGCGACATACAAACGGCTATTCCTATCATTCGACTCTCTCCGGTTCTTCGCCAAGAAGAAGAGCAGCTGGCCGGAGAAGAAGCCGAGCAACTGGCGGCCCTGCAACAAACGGAATCCGCAGAGGGAGAAGAACTCCTCCTCCCCTATGCTTTTCTGCCCGAAAAACCCCACAAAACTAGATCAATCACCGCCTAG
- a CDS encoding HU family DNA-binding protein has protein sequence MAKSMTKSQIADYMAQKTGLTKKAAVQMMDDFAALAYREAKNVFTVPGIGKLVLANRKARMGRNPQTGEPIKIPAKRVVKFRVAKVAKDAILGKK, from the coding sequence ATGGCAAAATCAATGACGAAGTCGCAGATCGCCGATTACATGGCCCAGAAGACCGGCTTGACCAAGAAGGCCGCCGTCCAGATGATGGACGATTTCGCCGCCTTGGCCTATCGTGAAGCCAAGAACGTGTTCACGGTGCCGGGCATCGGCAAGCTGGTGTTGGCGAACCGCAAGGCCCGCATGGGTCGGAACCCGCAGACCGGCGAACCGATCAAGATTCCAGCCAAGCGTGTGGTGAAGTTCCGCGTCGCGAAGGTGGCGAAGGACGCAATCCTCGGCAAGAAGTAA
- a CDS encoding MoaD/ThiS family protein, producing MVTIMLTGQLQTADGERDLACEIPASMSVRQVIQRQGVQLRHLLQLLREKKVLVTINKRIASEDSLVQDGDAIRLVGHDGMGGSGLGPSHV from the coding sequence ATGGTGACCATCATGCTCACAGGCCAACTGCAAACCGCCGACGGAGAACGCGATCTGGCCTGCGAAATTCCGGCGTCGATGTCCGTCCGGCAAGTCATTCAGCGCCAAGGCGTGCAGCTCCGCCATTTGTTGCAGCTCCTGCGCGAAAAGAAAGTGCTGGTCACGATCAATAAGCGCATTGCGAGCGAAGATTCCCTGGTACAAGACGGGGACGCCATTCGGCTGGTCGGTCACGACGGGATGGGGGGAAGCGGCCTGGGGCCCTCGCACGTCTAA
- the rfbC gene encoding dTDP-4-dehydrorhamnose 3,5-epimerase has translation MQIKATPLAGLLLIEPVLWRDARGAFVETYHQARYREAGIATPFVQDNFSWSQANVLRGLHYQLTHPQGKLVMAVEGRVFDVAVDIRKGSPTFGQWYGVELSADNGRQLYIPPGFAHGFYVLSERAGFLYKCTDYYAPSDERGIRWNDPGLAIDWPALNPLVSAKDAAYKTLAEVERDLPQWSGAS, from the coding sequence ATGCAGATTAAGGCCACTCCGCTGGCCGGCTTGTTGCTCATCGAACCCGTGCTCTGGCGGGATGCGCGCGGGGCCTTCGTGGAGACCTATCATCAGGCGCGCTATCGGGAGGCCGGTATTGCCACTCCGTTTGTTCAGGACAACTTTTCCTGGTCGCAGGCGAATGTCCTCAGGGGATTGCATTACCAGCTCACCCATCCTCAGGGAAAGCTGGTGATGGCTGTCGAGGGGCGGGTGTTCGATGTGGCGGTCGATATTCGGAAGGGATCGCCGACTTTTGGACAGTGGTACGGAGTGGAATTGTCCGCCGACAATGGCCGGCAACTCTATATCCCCCCGGGGTTTGCCCATGGATTTTATGTGCTGAGCGAGCGGGCGGGGTTTCTGTATAAATGTACAGACTACTACGCGCCATCGGATGAGCGGGGCATTCGGTGGAATGATCCCGGCTTGGCCATCGACTGGCCGGCCCTGAATCCGCTGGTATCGGCAAAAGATGCGGCGTACAAGACCTTGGCGGAAGTCGAGCGCGATCTCCCGCAGTGGTCCGGAGCGTCATGA
- a CDS encoding rubrerythrin family protein: protein MGNSLKGTKSHENLKHAFAGESQANRRYLYFARRADIEGYPDVGGLFRDTSEAETGHAFGHLDFLKEVGDPATGVPIGNTEANLKSAIEGETYEYTQMYPGMAKTARDEGFAELAEWFETLAKAERSHANRFQKGLDSLKQG from the coding sequence ATGGGAAACAGTTTGAAGGGGACCAAGAGCCACGAAAATTTAAAGCACGCGTTTGCCGGCGAGTCGCAGGCAAACCGGCGCTATCTGTACTTCGCGCGGCGCGCGGATATTGAAGGGTATCCCGATGTGGGCGGATTGTTCCGCGACACGTCTGAAGCCGAAACCGGCCACGCCTTCGGCCACCTCGATTTCTTGAAGGAAGTCGGCGATCCGGCCACCGGGGTGCCGATCGGCAATACCGAAGCCAATCTCAAGTCCGCCATCGAGGGCGAGACCTACGAATATACCCAGATGTACCCGGGCATGGCGAAGACGGCGCGGGACGAAGGGTTTGCCGAACTCGCCGAGTGGTTTGAGACGCTGGCCAAAGCGGAGCGCTCCCATGCCAATCGGTTCCAGAAGGGACTCGACAGCCTGAAGCAGGGCTAA
- a CDS encoding heterodisulfide reductase-related iron-sulfur binding cluster has product MKGLSLINPVDPAQLEKDTLRIYEICDGCRRCFNLCPSFNTLLDGVDRHDGHVEQVMAAEHQRVVDECYYCKLCYNHCPYTPPHQYALDFPKLMVLWKQRFAAERGVRWRDRLLVQTDIIGRLSTIVAPLTNWALSLGGLRQVMERVLGVHRDRCIMHFSSDTFVRWFHRRPAPSPTKPSQKKVALFASCLVNYQASDVGKATVQVLEKNGVQVVVPDQQCCGMPSFDLGDAVAMQKAAQANVCSLLPWVEQGYDIVVPVPSCSLMLKREYPELLAGDEPKTVSEHTFDICEYLMKLKREGALATDFVNKPGRVAYQIPCHLRDQNIGFKSKELMECAGAQVEVIEKCSGHDGSWSAKTEFFPLSMTIAKKAVRAIEQAPADLVASDCPLAGLQLDQAGASAHVGGKPAKHPIQIVRDAYGLPS; this is encoded by the coding sequence GTGAAAGGTCTGAGCCTCATTAATCCCGTCGATCCGGCGCAGCTGGAGAAGGACACGTTGCGGATTTATGAAATCTGCGACGGGTGCCGCCGCTGCTTCAACCTCTGCCCCTCGTTCAATACGCTCCTCGACGGCGTCGATCGGCATGACGGCCATGTCGAGCAGGTCATGGCCGCCGAGCATCAGCGGGTGGTCGACGAGTGCTATTACTGCAAGCTCTGTTACAACCACTGCCCCTATACGCCGCCGCATCAATACGCGCTGGACTTTCCCAAGCTCATGGTCTTGTGGAAGCAACGGTTTGCCGCGGAGCGGGGCGTGCGCTGGCGGGATCGTCTGTTAGTCCAGACGGATATAATCGGGCGCCTCTCCACGATCGTGGCGCCGCTCACCAATTGGGCGTTGTCGCTTGGCGGCCTGCGTCAGGTGATGGAGCGGGTCCTGGGCGTGCATCGCGACCGCTGCATCATGCACTTTTCATCGGACACGTTTGTGCGCTGGTTTCACCGCCGGCCCGCGCCGTCTCCCACCAAGCCGTCGCAGAAGAAGGTGGCGTTATTTGCCAGTTGCCTGGTGAACTACCAGGCCTCCGATGTGGGGAAGGCGACGGTGCAGGTGCTGGAAAAAAACGGCGTGCAGGTCGTGGTGCCGGATCAGCAATGTTGCGGGATGCCGTCCTTCGATCTCGGCGATGCGGTGGCGATGCAGAAAGCGGCGCAGGCGAATGTCTGTTCGCTGCTTCCGTGGGTCGAGCAGGGATACGATATCGTCGTGCCGGTGCCCAGTTGCAGTCTCATGCTCAAGCGGGAATATCCGGAATTGCTTGCCGGGGACGAACCCAAGACCGTCAGCGAACACACCTTCGATATCTGCGAATACCTGATGAAGCTGAAGCGCGAGGGGGCGCTCGCGACGGATTTTGTGAACAAGCCGGGCCGCGTGGCCTACCAGATTCCCTGCCACCTCCGCGACCAGAACATCGGGTTCAAGTCGAAAGAGTTGATGGAGTGCGCCGGGGCGCAGGTCGAGGTGATCGAGAAATGTTCCGGTCACGACGGGTCCTGGTCCGCCAAGACGGAATTTTTCCCCCTCTCGATGACGATTGCCAAGAAGGCCGTGCGGGCCATCGAGCAAGCCCCTGCCGATCTTGTGGCGTCGGACTGTCCGCTGGCCGGGTTGCAGCTCGATCAGGCCGGCGCGTCGGCGCATGTTGGCGGGAAACCGGCCAAGCATCCCATCCAGATCGTGCGGGATGCCTACGGATTGCCATCGTAG
- a CDS encoding DUF3501 family protein produces the protein MMKPLLPEEMIPAAEYERQREAFRRRIIALKQRRRMSIGPLITLVFENRETLQFQIQEMVRVEQIVDPAKVQEELDVYNALLPATGELSATLLIEITDEANMKQWLDAFMGLDHGQKVAIVAGDERVFGEFEGGHSHETKISAVHFVRFRPTASMKAAFADLRQPVSMTVQHGDYRAEAPVSGSMREEWLLDLAGC, from the coding sequence ATGATGAAGCCATTGTTGCCAGAAGAGATGATCCCTGCCGCCGAGTATGAGCGGCAGCGGGAGGCGTTCCGCCGCCGCATCATTGCGCTCAAACAGCGGCGGCGTATGTCTATTGGCCCGCTGATCACGCTGGTGTTCGAGAATCGGGAGACGCTTCAGTTTCAGATCCAGGAGATGGTCCGCGTCGAGCAGATTGTTGATCCCGCGAAAGTGCAGGAAGAATTGGATGTGTATAATGCCCTTTTACCTGCGACGGGTGAATTGAGCGCGACGCTCTTGATCGAGATTACGGATGAAGCCAACATGAAACAGTGGCTCGATGCCTTTATGGGCTTGGATCACGGCCAGAAGGTGGCGATTGTGGCGGGGGATGAGCGGGTCTTTGGCGAATTCGAGGGCGGCCATAGCCATGAGACCAAAATCAGTGCCGTGCATTTCGTGCGGTTTCGGCCGACCGCTTCCATGAAGGCCGCGTTTGCCGATTTGCGCCAGCCGGTTTCGATGACGGTGCAGCATGGTGATTATCGGGCAGAGGCGCCGGTGTCGGGCAGTATGAGGGAAGAATGGCTTCTGGATCTTGCAGGATGCTGA
- a CDS encoding 6-carboxytetrahydropterin synthase → MSTVSLMKRIEFSSSHRYVKPEWDEAKNRAVFGACYNPPAHGHNYMLEVTVAGDVDPKTGMVINLFDLKRVLLDMIEEFDHKNFNLDMPYFTSRIPTSENIARVLWSKLESQPDIGALHQIRLWEDEDLSAEITAAGGPDVASVTRRYSFTAVLDGHQGHTWDCFVTVHGAIDPVTGMVTDIGALDRLMQAQVLQPFDRRHLGEVLGMSSLTGDQLAKVIWERLASLVSGGRLQKVSLVQTRDLTFEYAG, encoded by the coding sequence ATGTCTACAGTCTCACTCATGAAGCGCATCGAGTTTTCGTCGTCGCATCGGTATGTCAAGCCGGAATGGGACGAGGCGAAAAACCGTGCGGTTTTTGGCGCCTGCTACAATCCGCCGGCCCATGGCCATAACTATATGCTCGAAGTGACGGTGGCCGGTGACGTGGATCCAAAGACCGGCATGGTCATCAACCTCTTCGACCTGAAGCGGGTGCTGCTCGATATGATCGAGGAGTTCGACCATAAGAATTTCAACCTGGACATGCCCTATTTCACCAGCCGGATTCCGACCTCGGAAAATATCGCCCGGGTGTTGTGGAGCAAGCTGGAGTCGCAGCCGGACATCGGGGCGCTGCACCAGATTCGCCTCTGGGAGGATGAAGATCTTTCGGCTGAGATCACGGCGGCGGGCGGGCCGGATGTGGCCAGCGTCACCCGGCGCTATTCGTTCACGGCGGTGCTGGACGGGCATCAAGGGCACACCTGGGATTGTTTTGTCACGGTGCATGGCGCCATTGATCCGGTCACCGGCATGGTGACGGACATCGGGGCGCTGGATCGGCTGATGCAAGCGCAGGTGCTGCAGCCCTTCGATCGGCGCCATCTGGGCGAGGTGCTGGGGATGTCGTCTCTCACGGGCGATCAGCTGGCCAAGGTGATCTGGGAACGTCTGGCCAGCCTGGTGTCCGGCGGGAGGTTGCAGAAAGTCAGCCTCGTCCAAACCCGTGATCTGACCTTCGAGTACGCCGGCTAA
- a CDS encoding PAS domain S-box protein, whose amino-acid sequence MNSALAPQPDDLFGLVFEAAPSGMLLVNQTGLIVLVNTQVERLFDYSRQELLGQPIDTLIPERFRRQHPDHLRTFFTSPSVRAMGQGRDLYGRRKDGTEFPVEIGLNPVPLPHGFHVLTSIVDMTERKQSAVALQRAHDELEHRVHERTAQIREVQAALQQKLAEHTRTEQSLHETHQLLQSVIQTAPIRIFWKDRHSRYLGCNQQFANDAGLASPQQLIGKDDSQLVWHAQATLYQADDRHIMDSGVPKLSFEEPQTTPDGRQIWLRTSKVPLRNSAREIIGILGVYSDITAQKQAELATREALATLDSTADGIFIFDPQTLQFSYVNEGAAQQTGYSREELLRMTPLNLKPDFDEPGFRTMMAPLISNQLRIQTFTTIHRKKNGADLPVEVNLQYFGSGTAQPRLIAIVRDITERKQGEAALRDSEERLRLAMETARMGAWDWNVAANHATYSHTLGPLFGLPPGAQHATLDEFLLAIHPEDRARVGQALTQSLESDVLYCEEYRTVWPDNTVHWLSDRGQIYRDQSGRPVRMIGVITDITDRKLAEASLKRTEEQLQQMQKLEAVGRLAGGVAHDFNNLLTGINGNVELLLKQVEPWSPLYQRLETVRTTGQKAAKITKQLLTLGRQHIAQPERLNLNGVIENMADILPQILGENIRLTLALAPTLGIISADPGQLDQILLNLATNARDAMPSGGTLAIETTNVSSPSPAVQLVVRDTGQGMSPDVQAHIFEPFFTTKEFGKGTGLGLATVYGIMAQSGGTIGAISALGKGTTFTLTFPRVDTEAVRIVEQPDFPKAATQTILLVDDDIIVREIAREMLTMQGYQVLEAPNGQEALQQMAAAASPIHLLVTDIMMPGMNGRELAEQLLAKQPTLRVVFMSGYNEDELLRKGISSQSVTFVAKPFTINSLSSAVKAVLDGHNNP is encoded by the coding sequence GTGAATTCTGCCCTTGCCCCACAACCGGACGACCTGTTCGGCCTCGTCTTCGAGGCGGCGCCAAGCGGCATGCTCTTGGTCAACCAAACAGGCCTGATCGTACTCGTCAATACTCAAGTCGAGCGCCTATTCGACTACTCCCGGCAGGAGCTGCTCGGGCAGCCGATTGACACGCTGATCCCGGAACGCTTCCGGAGACAACACCCGGACCATCTCCGCACATTTTTCACGTCCCCCTCAGTGCGCGCCATGGGGCAAGGGCGCGACTTATACGGGCGGCGCAAAGACGGCACTGAATTTCCCGTCGAAATCGGGTTGAATCCGGTACCACTCCCCCACGGCTTTCACGTACTGACGTCGATCGTCGATATGACTGAGAGGAAACAATCCGCCGTAGCCCTGCAGCGCGCCCATGACGAATTGGAACACCGGGTTCATGAACGGACGGCACAGATACGCGAGGTACAAGCAGCGCTGCAACAGAAACTCGCCGAACACACGCGGACAGAACAATCCCTGCACGAGACCCACCAACTCCTTCAGTCTGTGATCCAGACCGCCCCTATTCGCATCTTCTGGAAAGACCGCCATTCACGCTATCTCGGGTGCAATCAACAGTTCGCCAATGATGCAGGCCTGGCCTCTCCCCAACAGCTCATCGGGAAAGACGACTCGCAGCTCGTGTGGCACGCGCAGGCCACGCTCTATCAGGCCGATGATCGCCACATCATGGATTCCGGCGTGCCTAAGCTAAGTTTTGAGGAACCGCAAACAACACCGGATGGCCGCCAGATTTGGCTCCGCACCTCCAAAGTTCCACTGAGGAATAGCGCCCGTGAGATTATAGGAATACTGGGAGTCTACAGCGATATCACCGCGCAGAAACAGGCCGAGCTGGCCACGCGCGAAGCGCTGGCCACGCTGGACTCCACAGCGGACGGGATCTTCATCTTCGATCCCCAGACGTTGCAATTCAGCTACGTGAACGAGGGCGCTGCCCAGCAAACGGGATACAGCCGCGAAGAATTGCTGCGCATGACGCCATTGAACCTCAAGCCGGACTTCGATGAGCCGGGATTCCGGACAATGATGGCCCCGCTCATTAGCAATCAATTACGAATCCAGACCTTCACGACCATCCATCGAAAGAAAAACGGCGCAGATCTTCCCGTGGAGGTGAACCTTCAATACTTTGGATCGGGAACGGCTCAGCCTCGCCTTATCGCCATTGTCCGCGACATCACTGAACGCAAACAGGGAGAGGCCGCGTTGCGAGACAGTGAGGAACGCCTCCGCCTCGCCATGGAAACGGCACGCATGGGCGCCTGGGACTGGAACGTCGCAGCCAACCACGCCACCTACTCCCATACCCTCGGCCCGCTGTTCGGCTTGCCGCCCGGCGCGCAACATGCCACGCTCGATGAATTCTTGCTGGCCATCCATCCGGAGGACCGAGCGCGAGTCGGCCAGGCCTTAACGCAGTCGCTCGAGTCCGATGTGCTCTATTGCGAAGAATATCGCACCGTCTGGCCCGACAACACCGTGCATTGGCTGAGCGACCGGGGACAAATCTACCGGGACCAGTCCGGCAGGCCTGTCCGCATGATCGGAGTCATCACGGATATCACCGACCGCAAACTGGCCGAGGCCAGCCTCAAACGGACGGAGGAACAGCTTCAGCAAATGCAGAAGCTGGAAGCCGTGGGCCGCTTGGCCGGCGGCGTTGCGCACGACTTCAACAACCTGCTCACCGGCATCAATGGCAACGTCGAATTGCTTCTCAAGCAAGTGGAACCCTGGAGCCCGCTCTACCAGCGGCTGGAGACTGTCCGAACCACAGGCCAAAAAGCGGCTAAGATCACGAAACAACTCCTCACGCTTGGCCGGCAACACATCGCTCAACCGGAACGGCTCAATCTCAACGGCGTCATCGAGAATATGGCCGACATCCTTCCCCAAATCCTCGGTGAAAATATCCGGCTGACCCTTGCGCTGGCCCCCACCCTCGGCATCATCAGCGCCGACCCCGGACAACTCGACCAAATTCTGCTGAACCTCGCCACCAATGCGCGTGATGCCATGCCATCAGGAGGGACGCTGGCCATCGAGACGACGAATGTCAGCAGCCCCTCCCCGGCCGTTCAGTTAGTCGTTCGGGACACCGGCCAGGGCATGAGCCCTGACGTTCAAGCGCACATTTTTGAACCATTTTTCACAACCAAAGAATTCGGCAAAGGGACCGGGTTAGGCCTGGCAACTGTCTATGGCATTATGGCCCAAAGCGGAGGTACTATTGGGGCAATCAGTGCCCTCGGCAAGGGTACGACCTTTACCCTGACCTTTCCCCGTGTCGATACAGAGGCGGTACGCATCGTGGAGCAACCGGATTTCCCAAAAGCGGCGACGCAGACGATCCTGCTGGTCGATGACGACATCATCGTGCGGGAGATCGCGCGGGAGATGCTGACGATGCAGGGCTATCAGGTCCTGGAGGCGCCGAACGGCCAAGAGGCGCTCCAACAGATGGCCGCCGCGGCAAGTCCCATCCACCTCCTGGTAACCGATATCATGATGCCGGGGATGAACGGGCGCGAACTCGCTGAACAGCTGCTCGCCAAACAGCCGACTCTCCGCGTGGTTTTTATGTCCGGGTATAATGAAGACGAACTCTTGCGCAAAGGCATCTCCAGCCAGTCGGTCACCTTTGTGGCCAAGCCCTTTACCATCAACAGCCTGTCGTCTGCCGTGAAAGCGGTGCTGGACGGGCACAACAACCCCTAA